The nucleotide sequence CCAATAACGGTTTACATTTAGCATCGCCATGATATAATACTTCAAAGACTTTActgtgagataaaaaaaaaaaaacaaatcacaaggCTAAATGAGCCTGGATTAAAAAATGATTGTCTATTCTTCAGCCGCATTTGTTTCTATACTAAGAGTGTTTCTAATAAACAGTTTTAGTATCCGTAGTTGACGGTAGTTTCAAGGGCTGAAATGTTTAGCGTTGCTTAGCTAAAATGTCAGCTAGTCTGGGTGGTAGTGTGGTCATCATCCAGACGCTAAGGGGTAAATCAGCCCGAAACTCCTGTAGTGTGAGTCCAGCTTCACATGCTTGTCAACAGCTTATGTCTCTGACAGTGTTGTTTTAAGAGGAGATAGATTCATTTATTAGAGTCAACTTCGGTTTTGTACAAATTTGTGCAGAGGTTTATGAAACGTTTGTCAACACTGGATTGATTCTATTCAGACAtaaatatttagtcattttaatacAGTACAAAAAAGTAACAATCAATATGTAGCAGTCATTGCTGATACTGTGGTGTAGCACCACTAATAAATCAATGTACAGGAAACACTGTCATCTCTCATTGTGACATGCAATGAACTCTCTGGATCGTTTTTGAGTCTAAAAGCACTTTAAATCTGAAAGATCTACTTTaccaatttttaaatgttgttacCAGTTTGGTTCCCACAGATTGTGGTATTTTAAGACGATGACTTCTGACCcgtgtgtgttttcacatggCGAAACAAAATACTGCTTTGGTTGAAACttttcccacatgtttcacaggaatacggcttctcacctgtgtggattCTCATGTGACTTGTAAGTGCTGATCGGGCAGagaatttttttccacatgtgTTACAAAGGTACGGCCTCTCTCCTGTGTGGAGTCTCATGTGAATTTTCAAACTGCGACTTACAGTGAAACTTTTCCCACATGTTTCGCAAGAATaaggcttctcacctgtgtgagttctcatgtggcgCAACAAAATACTGCTTTGACTGAAATTTCTCCCACAGGTTGTACAAGAATACGGCTTCTTACCTGTGTGGACAGCATCATGCCTTTCTAGTGCTGATAAGACAGTAAATCTtttcccacaggtgttacaaaggtacggcttctcacctgtgtgagttctcatgtgaaCAGTCAAATTGCTACAAAGACTAAAACCTTTCCCACATGTTTCGCAAGCAaacggcttctcacctgtgtggattCTCTGATGTTTCTTGAAATCTGACTCATATTTAAAGTCTTTTCCACAGAAGTCACATGTtaaagtcttttttcctctcctaaTATCGTAGTGACTCTCTGACATGGGAGAGTTGTCCACATTGTTACTGTGACTACTGTTTCCATGGTAGTGTCTGTTCTTTGGGTTTATCTCTGAAATTCTAGATGAACCCGACTGAGTGTGTTCACTTTCCTCCTGATCTGGGCTCTCAGCCACAAGCGAGTTGTAAGAGAGAAGCTGGTCACCGTCTTGTTCTGGTTCACTGTGGTCACTTTCCTCATAAGTAACAGTCACCATAAAGGTATCACTCTCCTGCTTCAGTACAAGCTGCTCACTGTCCAGACTAACGCAGAATTCCTCCTGTTCTTCCTTAATCTGGGGTGGCTCTGGGTCCTCCTCGTCCACGCTGGTGCAGAGTTCCTCCTGTTCTTCTTTAATCCGTCTAAGTATTAGGTCCTCCTGGTCTAGATTGGAAGTCTTGTCCTGGTTACAGAGCTGCTGCTCAACGAGAACCTCCTCCTTACAGACATGTTGCTgtgggaggtctggagagacaaaaggacagaaaaaaaaaacagtattgtGATGCCAGGAAAATACAGACCTGAACAAATATAATACCTacaaagtaaagtaaaataaatatgttttgttttttgtttgtttgcttgtttttgccaATTGAATACCTTTAAACTTCATTATTTCTATAAATCtgagctgtgtgtttgtgttactgtttgATGCTACTGGGTTTCAGTGAGAGAGCACAGCAACAGTGTGCTCTCATAtactatttaaaatatatgttcATGTATTTTTGTCTAAACTAACATGACAGTGACAACAGAGAGCTCTCCTTACACAATCTATAAGGAGAGATCTTTGTTGTCACTGTCATGTTAgaaacgtcggcctgtttttcgcggcgcaCAAACTGCGCTGGCCGTTCGGACTCAGAAGTACAGACTCCGAAGAATGGgtgaacgcatcgttaatgtgcaatTGGAACACCGGCGTACGTGATCACGTCACCACCTCGGCTCATCTACTCCGAATGATTTTACCAGGGGTGTGAAACATacagcccgcgggccaaaaccggcccgccagatggtccattttggcccgtgggatgactttacaaagtgtaaaaattacagagaaggcattaactgtaaattgtacatttttaaaactgtaaattttaaataatttcgaGACATTgccaagttgttttgatcttaaAGTAAAAGACTAGATTGTTCAGATCCAGATAgttgtgactgaatgttttgtacctttgtagataaactgtgatctggtaGTTGCAATGCACATGTGTAAATGGTGAACTGAGGGATAACACTGTAGAAATTGAACCTGttgttcttaagaaatttcagggtgATCATAATGTGTTGTAAAAAGACCATTCATcaaatgtgatcattttcaggatgtaattttttaaaactaaaacaaaaagaaaaaacttgaaTTGTGGTGATCTaagttattatgttgtgattatactggtggggcccagttaagatcaaattgggcttcatgcggtccctggactaaaatgagtttgacacccctgatctttactgtgaaaaacaacaaattggaatcagataaaataacacagtttatatatatatatacacatatatatatatatatatatatatatatatatatatatatatatatatatatatatatatatatatatatatacacgaaggggggcctgacagaaaaaaaattgagaaccaCTGTAATAGATGATGTAAACCACACTAAGCTCTGAACATCTGATCCAGACAGCTGCTGTACCACTCAGACGTAACTCCAAACATCTGGATCAGACAGCTGCTGCACCAGCTAATCTGAACTCTTAACATCTGGATCAGGCAGCTGCTGTACCAAACTAaactctgaacatctggatcagACAGCTGCTGCACCAGTGAATTTGAATTCCAAACATCTGGATCAGACGGATGCTGCACCAGTGAATTTGAATTCCAAACATCTGGATCAGACAGCTGCTGCACCAGCTAATCTGAATTCTTAACATCTGGATCAGGCAGCTGCTGCACCAGCTAATCTGAACTCTTAACATCTGGATCAGGCAGCTGCTGCACCAGCTAATCTAAACTCTTAACATCTGGATCAGGCAGCTGCTGCACCAGCTAATCTGAACTCTTAACATCTGGATCAGGCAGCTGCTGCACCAGCTAATCTAAACTCTTAACATCTGGATCAGGCAGCTGCTGCACCAGCTAATCTCAACTCTTAACATCTGGATCAGACAGCTGCTGCACCAGCTAATCTGAACTCTTAACATCTGGATCAGGCAGCTGCTGCACCAGCTAATCTAAACTCTTAACATCTGGATCAGGCAGCTGCTGCACCAGCTAATCTAAACTCTTAACATCTGGATCAGACAGCTGCTGCACCAGCTAATCTAAACTCTTAACATCTGGATCAGGCAGCTGCTGCACCAGCTAATCTAAACTCTTAACATCTGGATCAGACAGCTGCTGCACCAGCTAAGCTGAATTCTTAACATCTGGATCAGACAGCTGCTGCACCATCTAATCTAAACTCTTAACATCTGGATCAGGCAGCTGCTGCACCAGCTAATCTAAACTCTTAACATCTGGATCAGACAGCTGCTG is from Amphiprion ocellaris isolate individual 3 ecotype Okinawa chromosome 10, ASM2253959v1, whole genome shotgun sequence and encodes:
- the LOC118469801 gene encoding zinc finger protein 239-like gives rise to the protein MFENMADSVSGTSSGEDSTSKYLPQQHVCKEEVLVEQQLCNQDKTSNLDQEDLILRRIKEEQEELCTSVDEEDPEPPQIKEEQEEFCVSLDSEQLVLKQESDTFMVTVTYEESDHSEPEQDGDQLLSYNSLVAESPDQEESEHTQSGSSRISEINPKNRHYHGNSSHSNNVDNSPMSESHYDIRRGKKTLTCDFCGKDFKYESDFKKHQRIHTGEKPFACETCGKGFSLCSNLTVHMRTHTGEKPYLCNTCGKRFTVLSALERHDAVHTGKKPYSCTTCGRNFSQSSILLRHMRTHTGEKPYSCETCGKSFTVSRSLKIHMRLHTGERPYLCNTCGKKFSARSALTSHMRIHTGEKPYSCETCGKSFNQSSILFRHVKTHTGQKSSS